From Streptomyces sp. 6-11-2, one genomic window encodes:
- a CDS encoding helix-turn-helix transcriptional regulator: MTPEDLVRLRRARDRMDREYAESLDVAALARTALMSPGHFQRSFRAEYGETPYGYLMTRRIERAKALLRRGDMSVTEVCLAVGCTSLGSFSSRFTELVGETPSAYRARSHDDSAAIPACVARTFTRPRRAGPPPAP, translated from the coding sequence GTGACGCCCGAGGATCTGGTGCGGCTGCGGCGGGCCCGTGACCGGATGGACCGTGAGTATGCCGAGTCGCTGGACGTGGCCGCGCTCGCGCGGACCGCGCTGATGTCGCCGGGGCACTTCCAGCGCAGTTTCCGGGCCGAGTACGGGGAGACGCCGTACGGGTACCTGATGACGCGGCGTATCGAGCGGGCGAAGGCGCTGCTCAGGCGGGGGGACATGAGCGTGACGGAGGTGTGCCTGGCGGTGGGCTGTACGTCGCTGGGATCCTTCAGCTCGCGGTTCACCGAACTCGTCGGCGAGACCCCGAGCGCCTACCGGGCGCGGTCGCACGACGACAGCGCCGCGATCCCGGCCTGCGTGGCCCGGACTTTCACCCGCCCCAGGCGAGCGGGACCGCCGCCCGCGCCCTGA
- a CDS encoding VOC family protein, protein MDLKLRQCFIAVDDHDKALTFYRDVLGLEVRNDVGFEGMRWVTVGSPLQPDVEIVLEPPAANPDASPADREAMARLLAKGMLRGVIFTTADCDALFARVQEYGADVVQEPMDQPYGVRDCAFRDPAGNMLRFLERSEDERS, encoded by the coding sequence ATGGACCTCAAACTGCGCCAGTGCTTCATCGCCGTCGACGACCACGACAAGGCGCTCACCTTCTACCGCGACGTGCTGGGGCTGGAAGTCCGCAACGACGTCGGCTTCGAGGGGATGCGGTGGGTCACCGTGGGGTCGCCGCTGCAACCGGACGTGGAGATCGTCCTGGAGCCGCCCGCGGCGAATCCTGACGCCTCCCCCGCCGACCGGGAGGCCATGGCCCGGCTGCTGGCCAAGGGCATGCTGCGCGGGGTCATCTTCACCACCGCCGACTGCGACGCCCTCTTCGCCCGCGTCCAGGAGTACGGCGCCGACGTCGTCCAGGAGCCGATGGACCAGCCGTACGGGGTGCGCGACTGCGCCTTCCGCGATCCGGCCGGGAACATGCTGCGTTTCCTGGAGCGGTCGGAGGACGAGCGGTCCTGA
- a CDS encoding N-acetyltransferase, which produces MGVRIRAAGEDDRELVVRLLDEAFQDDPVSGWVFPEREYRRTTHHRLMAAFTDIVLAEGRIDVTEDGTACALWLSMPAADDDGPDGGDGGDGGDGGDGGDGGDGPDEGDDAVRLRESVDPANARVEEIARLMAESHPADRAHEYLWMIGVAPARQGEGLGSALVQHVLDRCDREGLPAYLEASSERSTKLYERLGFTYADRTLDIPDGPRMWPMWREPVTGRDRP; this is translated from the coding sequence ATGGGCGTGCGGATCCGAGCGGCGGGGGAAGACGACCGGGAACTGGTCGTGCGGCTGCTGGACGAGGCCTTCCAGGACGACCCGGTGAGCGGCTGGGTCTTTCCGGAGCGGGAGTACCGCCGGACGACCCACCACCGGCTGATGGCCGCCTTCACCGACATCGTGCTCGCCGAGGGCCGGATCGACGTGACCGAGGACGGCACGGCGTGCGCGCTGTGGCTGTCGATGCCGGCGGCCGACGACGATGGTCCGGACGGCGGGGACGGCGGGGACGGCGGGGACGGCGGGGACGGCGGGGACGGCGGGGACGGCCCGGACGAGGGCGACGACGCCGTGCGGCTGCGCGAGAGCGTCGACCCGGCGAACGCGCGGGTCGAGGAGATCGCCCGGCTGATGGCCGAGTCGCATCCGGCGGACCGTGCCCACGAGTACCTGTGGATGATCGGCGTCGCACCGGCCCGCCAGGGGGAGGGCCTGGGCAGCGCCCTCGTCCAGCACGTCCTCGACCGCTGCGACCGCGAGGGCCTGCCCGCCTATCTGGAGGCCAGCAGCGAGCGCAGCACGAAGCTCTACGAACGCCTGGGCTTCACCTACGCCGACCGCACCCTCGACATCCCGGACGGCCCCCGGATGTGGCCGATGTGGCGCGAACCCGTCACCGGCCGGGACAGGCCCTGA
- a CDS encoding family 2 encapsulin nanocompartment cargo protein polyprenyl transferase, whose translation MVEFMTETTRRPAGVPRPAGAKWPTGTGSAETLVRPAAGGGTGGPAALDGHDAAVILERSRASVEPELRAAVASLPAWMRRIARYHFGWEHADGSPAAGNGGKAIRPALVLTAATALGGPPARAVAARAAAAVELVHNFTLLHDDVMDRDVTRRHRPTAWTVFGENDAILAGDALQALAMGLLAENPHPASPAAAARLAACVVELCEGQRADTALERRAPGEVTLAEVLAMAEAKTGALLGCACAVGALYAGAGEEEVGALDAFGRQAGLAFQLIDDVIGIWGDPARTGKPAGADLAARKKSLPVVAALTSGTPAAAELAELYARPHQAGEEERMTLVVERAGGRDWAQAQAADRMARAVDDLARAVPEPANAGGLLALAEFVTRRTS comes from the coding sequence ATGGTTGAGTTCATGACGGAGACGACGCGGCGCCCGGCCGGCGTGCCCCGCCCCGCCGGGGCCAAGTGGCCGACGGGAACCGGCTCCGCCGAGACCCTGGTCCGGCCCGCCGCCGGCGGTGGCACGGGCGGACCGGCAGCGCTCGACGGGCACGACGCGGCGGTGATCCTCGAACGGTCCCGGGCGTCGGTCGAGCCCGAACTGCGGGCGGCCGTCGCCTCCCTGCCCGCCTGGATGCGCCGGATCGCGCGCTACCACTTCGGCTGGGAGCACGCGGACGGCAGCCCGGCCGCGGGCAACGGGGGCAAGGCCATCCGTCCGGCACTGGTCCTCACGGCGGCCACCGCGCTCGGCGGGCCGCCCGCGCGGGCGGTGGCGGCGCGGGCCGCGGCGGCGGTGGAGCTGGTCCACAACTTCACGTTGCTGCACGACGACGTGATGGATCGGGACGTCACCCGACGGCACCGGCCCACGGCGTGGACGGTGTTCGGCGAGAACGACGCGATCCTCGCCGGGGACGCGCTCCAGGCGCTGGCCATGGGACTGCTCGCCGAGAACCCGCATCCGGCGTCACCGGCCGCCGCCGCCCGGCTCGCGGCCTGCGTCGTCGAACTGTGCGAGGGCCAGCGTGCGGACACCGCCCTGGAACGGCGTGCCCCCGGCGAGGTCACGCTCGCCGAGGTGCTCGCCATGGCCGAGGCCAAGACGGGCGCGCTGCTCGGCTGCGCCTGTGCCGTGGGCGCCCTGTACGCGGGAGCGGGGGAGGAGGAGGTCGGGGCGCTGGACGCGTTCGGCCGGCAGGCGGGGCTCGCCTTCCAGCTGATCGACGACGTGATCGGCATATGGGGCGATCCGGCCCGCACCGGGAAACCGGCCGGCGCCGACCTCGCCGCCCGCAAGAAGTCCCTGCCGGTGGTCGCCGCGCTGACCTCCGGCACCCCGGCCGCGGCCGAACTGGCCGAGCTGTACGCCCGGCCCCACCAGGCGGGGGAGGAGGAGCGTATGACGCTGGTGGTGGAGCGGGCCGGCGGCCGGGACTGGGCGCAGGCCCAGGCGGCCGACCGGATGGCCCGGGCCGTGGACGACCTGGCCCGCGCCGTACCGGAGCCGGCGAACGCGGGCGGCCTGCTGGCCCTGGCCGAGTTCGTGACCAGACGCACCAGCTGA
- a CDS encoding family 2B encapsulin nanocompartment shell protein: MSVGEEVRTEQDRPQQSLGTAAARNLATTTKSVPQMQEISSRWLLRMLPWVDVQGGTYRVNRRLTYAVGDGRITFVKTGDRVEVIPAELGELPALRGYEDDDVLSELAQRCRQREIEAGQVIASFGSQTEEVYLLAHGRVQKVGTGPYGDDQVLGVLANGAYFGEQSLLDPDAIWEYTARADTACTVLVLSRRDFEQVADRAESLRAHLRQRVSIPEQGANKYGEKAVELAAGHSGEPDIPHTFVDYEASPREYELSIAQTVLRMHSRVADLYNQPMNQTEQQLRLTVEALKERQEHELINNRDFGLLHNCEYDQRIHPHDGVPSPDDMDELLSRRRGTKLFLAHPRAIAAFGRELNKRGLVPETIDMGGNRIPTWRGVPIFPCNKIPVTEARTSSIIALRTGEDDQGVIGLRAKGIPDEIEPSLSVRFMGINEQAVIKYLVTAYFSAAVLVPDALGVLENIEVGRWR, translated from the coding sequence ATGTCGGTAGGCGAAGAGGTCCGCACGGAGCAGGACCGGCCGCAGCAGAGCCTCGGCACCGCGGCCGCGCGGAACCTGGCCACCACCACCAAGTCGGTTCCCCAGATGCAGGAGATCAGCTCGCGCTGGCTGCTGCGCATGCTGCCCTGGGTCGACGTGCAGGGCGGCACGTACCGGGTGAACCGGCGGCTCACCTACGCCGTCGGCGACGGCCGCATCACCTTCGTGAAGACCGGCGACCGCGTCGAGGTCATCCCGGCCGAACTCGGCGAACTGCCGGCACTGCGGGGCTACGAGGACGACGACGTGCTCTCGGAGCTCGCCCAGCGCTGCCGCCAGCGCGAGATCGAGGCGGGCCAGGTGATCGCCTCCTTCGGCAGCCAGACCGAGGAGGTGTACCTGCTGGCGCACGGCAGGGTCCAGAAGGTCGGCACCGGTCCCTACGGCGACGACCAGGTCCTCGGCGTCCTCGCCAACGGCGCGTACTTCGGTGAGCAGTCGCTCCTCGACCCGGACGCCATCTGGGAGTACACGGCCCGCGCGGACACCGCGTGCACCGTCCTCGTCCTGTCCCGCCGCGACTTCGAACAGGTCGCCGACCGCGCCGAATCGCTGCGCGCCCACCTCCGGCAGCGGGTCTCGATCCCCGAGCAGGGCGCCAACAAGTACGGGGAGAAGGCGGTCGAACTCGCCGCCGGACACAGCGGTGAGCCGGACATCCCGCACACCTTCGTCGACTACGAGGCCAGCCCCCGCGAGTACGAACTGAGCATCGCGCAGACCGTTCTGCGCATGCACTCGCGCGTGGCCGACCTCTACAACCAGCCGATGAACCAGACGGAGCAGCAACTCCGGCTGACCGTCGAGGCGTTGAAGGAGCGCCAGGAGCACGAGCTGATCAACAACCGCGACTTCGGCCTGCTCCACAACTGCGAGTACGACCAGCGGATCCACCCGCACGACGGCGTGCCGAGCCCCGACGACATGGACGAGCTGCTCAGCCGGCGGCGCGGCACCAAGCTGTTCCTCGCCCATCCGCGCGCGATCGCCGCGTTCGGCCGCGAGCTGAACAAGCGGGGCCTGGTCCCGGAGACCATCGACATGGGCGGCAACCGCATCCCCACCTGGCGCGGTGTGCCGATCTTCCCGTGCAACAAGATCCCGGTCACCGAGGCGCGGACCAGCTCGATCATCGCCCTGCGCACCGGCGAGGACGACCAGGGTGTCATCGGGCTGCGCGCGAAGGGCATCCCCGACGAGATCGAGCCGAGCCTGTCCGTGCGGTTCATGGGCATCAACGAGCAGGCGGTCATCAAGTACCTGGTGACGGCCTACTTCTCGGCGGCGGTGCTGGTGCCGGACGCGCTGGGTGTCCTGGAGAACATCGAGGTCGGCCGTTGGCGCTGA
- a CDS encoding 1-aminocyclopropane-1-carboxylate deaminase/D-cysteine desulfhydrase: protein MTSSAAPGLAALSPRLPSPLQEVADDRFTRRGLRLLLKRDDLIHPELTGNKWRKLAPNLRAAAGRTVVTFGGAYSNHLRATAAAGRLLGLPTVGVVRGQELAERPLNPSLARCVADGMRLRFVDRATYRRKAEPETLAALLRAAGAEEAHVVPEGGSNALAVRGCRALGEELGEHADVVALACGTGGTLAGLAAGLAPGRRALGIPVLRGGFLAADIETLQERAFGARRGTWSLDERFHFGGYARVPAELDAFAEDFTARHGVPVERLYVAKLLYGLVVLAGEDAFPRGTTIAAVVTGRPFPAPLA from the coding sequence GTGACCAGCTCCGCCGCCCCCGGCCTCGCCGCGCTGTCCCCCCGGCTGCCCTCGCCCCTCCAGGAGGTCGCCGACGACCGCTTCACCCGTCGCGGCCTGCGGCTGCTCCTCAAGCGCGACGACCTGATCCACCCGGAGCTGACCGGCAACAAGTGGCGCAAACTCGCCCCGAACCTGCGGGCCGCGGCCGGCCGGACGGTCGTGACCTTCGGCGGCGCCTACTCCAACCACCTGCGTGCGACGGCCGCCGCGGGCCGTCTGCTGGGCCTGCCGACGGTCGGCGTGGTCCGCGGCCAGGAGCTGGCCGAGCGCCCGCTGAACCCCTCCCTGGCGCGTTGCGTGGCCGACGGGATGCGGCTGCGCTTCGTCGACCGGGCGACGTACCGCCGCAAGGCCGAACCCGAGACGCTGGCGGCCCTGCTGCGCGCCGCGGGCGCCGAGGAGGCCCATGTGGTCCCCGAGGGCGGCAGCAACGCCCTGGCGGTACGCGGCTGCCGGGCGCTGGGCGAGGAACTGGGCGAGCACGCGGACGTCGTCGCCCTGGCCTGCGGCACCGGCGGCACCCTGGCCGGCCTGGCCGCCGGGCTCGCACCCGGTCGGCGCGCCCTGGGCATACCGGTCCTCAGGGGCGGCTTCCTGGCCGCGGACATCGAGACCCTCCAGGAGCGGGCCTTCGGCGCCCGCCGGGGCACGTGGTCGCTCGACGAGCGCTTCCACTTCGGCGGCTACGCCCGTGTCCCGGCCGAACTCGACGCCTTCGCCGAGGACTTCACCGCCCGGCACGGCGTCCCCGTCGAGCGCCTCTATGTGGCCAAGCTGCTGTACGGCCTGGTCGTCCTGGCCGGCGAGGACGCCTTCCCGCGCGGGACGACCATCGCCGCGGTCGTCACAGGCAGGCCTTTCCCGGCACCACTCGCCTGA
- a CDS encoding Na+/H+ antiporter, whose translation MDVVPLLFLVAGSAVVAGAARRTPVPAPLLLVAVGLVVSYLPGVPAYALDPGVVLPLLLPPLLYTSAIDSSYLDLRAQLRPVALLSVGYVLFATFVVGWAVYLLVPGLPLTAALVLGAVVAPPDAVAATAVARRVGLPSRITTILQGESLLNDATAITAYRVALAAAVGEGATWAGGVSEFLVAAIGGVGIGLVLMAPLHWLRTHLKEALLQNTLSLLIPFVAYGVAEQVHASGVLAVVTVALYLGHRAWEVDFATRLQEDAVWRMVAFVLESSVFALIGLQLPVVLKGLGAYSGPEAAWYAVAVFLVVVVTRFVWVYPATFLPRLLSRRVREREENPTWRGAMVTAWAGMRGVVSLAIAFSIPVALHDGTPFPKRNLLLFLTFTTVIGTLVVQGLTLPPLIRVLRFPGRDVRAETLAEANAQAQASLAAERRLDELLADERNALPPPLADRLRTVLERRRNSVWERLGQVNPVTGESVDDTYRRLSRDVISAEREVFVRLRDGRYIDDEMLRTLLRRLDLEEAAAYREAA comes from the coding sequence ATGGACGTAGTGCCGCTGCTGTTCCTGGTGGCGGGAAGTGCCGTGGTGGCCGGGGCCGCCCGGCGCACCCCCGTGCCGGCGCCCCTGCTGCTGGTCGCGGTCGGACTGGTGGTCTCCTACCTCCCCGGGGTCCCCGCCTACGCCCTCGACCCCGGCGTGGTCCTGCCCCTGCTGCTGCCGCCGCTGCTGTACACCTCCGCCATCGACAGCTCCTACCTCGACCTGCGCGCGCAACTGCGGCCCGTGGCGCTGCTCTCCGTCGGGTACGTGCTGTTCGCGACCTTCGTGGTCGGCTGGGCCGTGTACCTGCTCGTGCCGGGACTGCCGCTGACCGCGGCCCTGGTGCTGGGCGCGGTGGTGGCGCCGCCGGACGCGGTCGCGGCGACGGCGGTGGCCCGCCGGGTCGGGCTGCCCTCGCGGATCACCACGATCCTCCAGGGCGAGTCCCTGCTCAACGACGCCACCGCGATCACCGCCTACCGGGTGGCGCTGGCCGCCGCGGTCGGCGAGGGCGCGACCTGGGCCGGGGGCGTGAGCGAGTTCCTGGTCGCGGCGATCGGCGGCGTCGGGATCGGGCTGGTGCTGATGGCGCCGCTGCACTGGCTGCGCACCCACCTGAAGGAGGCGCTGCTGCAGAACACGCTCTCCCTGCTGATCCCGTTCGTCGCCTACGGCGTCGCCGAACAGGTGCACGCCTCCGGCGTCCTGGCCGTCGTCACCGTCGCCCTCTACCTCGGCCACCGCGCGTGGGAGGTCGACTTCGCCACCCGGCTCCAGGAGGACGCGGTGTGGCGGATGGTGGCGTTCGTCCTGGAGTCGTCGGTGTTCGCCCTCATCGGACTTCAGCTGCCGGTCGTCCTCAAGGGCCTCGGGGCGTACTCCGGGCCCGAGGCCGCCTGGTACGCGGTCGCCGTCTTCCTGGTGGTCGTCGTCACCCGGTTCGTATGGGTGTACCCGGCAACGTTCCTGCCCCGGCTGCTGTCCCGGCGTGTCCGGGAGCGCGAGGAGAACCCCACCTGGAGGGGCGCGATGGTCACCGCGTGGGCCGGGATGCGGGGCGTGGTGTCCCTGGCCATCGCGTTCTCGATCCCGGTCGCGCTGCACGACGGCACGCCCTTTCCAAAGCGCAACCTGCTGCTGTTCCTGACCTTCACGACGGTCATCGGGACCCTGGTGGTGCAGGGACTGACGCTGCCGCCGCTGATCCGCGTGCTGCGGTTCCCCGGCCGCGACGTACGGGCGGAGACCCTGGCCGAGGCGAACGCGCAGGCGCAGGCGTCCCTGGCCGCCGAGCGGCGCCTGGACGAACTCCTGGCCGACGAGCGCAACGCCCTGCCCCCGCCGCTCGCCGACCGGCTCCGCACGGTCCTGGAGCGCCGCCGCAACTCCGTCTGGGAGCGGCTCGGTCAGGTCAACCCGGTCACCGGCGAGTCGGTCGACGACACCTACCGCCGGCTGTCCCGGGACGTGATCAGCGCCGAGCGCGAGGTCTTCGTACGCCTGCGGGACGGCCGCTACATCGACGACGAGATGCTGCGCACCCTGCTGCGCAGGCTGGACCTGGAGGAGGCGGCCGCCTACCGGGAGGCGGCGTGA